A genomic segment from Streptomyces sp. NBC_00654 encodes:
- a CDS encoding trans-acting enoyl reductase family protein, producing MNRQNGAKRPYDVVLFGATGFVGVLTAEYLAAHAPAGLRWALAGRDRTRLERLRERLTAIEPGCAGLPLLEADADDAAALGELAESARVVATTVGPYVWYGEKLLAACAEAGTDYVDLTGEAEFIDRMYLAHDARARETGARLVHACGFDSVPHDLGVYFTVQQLPRDVPITVDGFVRSNAVFSGGTFASALTAMGRGPQMLRAAGERRLHEPRLVGRRVRAPLGTPHFSPQTGTWALPLPTVDPQIIGRSARALERYGPDFRYRHFASVKHLPVAVGGTAALGTLLGAAQIASVREWLMSRYEPGDGPDAQRRKRSWFTVRFVGEGGGRRVFTEVSGGDPGYDETAKMLAESALCLALDELPASSGQVTTAVAMGDALLERLRSAGLGFRVAAVR from the coding sequence GTGAACAGGCAGAACGGGGCGAAACGCCCTTATGACGTCGTCCTTTTCGGTGCCACCGGGTTCGTGGGCGTGCTCACCGCCGAATATCTGGCCGCGCACGCCCCGGCCGGTCTCCGCTGGGCGCTGGCGGGCCGCGACCGGACCAGGCTGGAGCGGCTGCGCGAGCGCCTCACCGCGATCGAGCCGGGCTGCGCCGGACTGCCGCTGCTGGAGGCGGACGCGGACGACGCCGCCGCGCTGGGCGAACTCGCCGAGTCCGCCCGGGTGGTGGCCACCACGGTGGGCCCCTACGTCTGGTACGGCGAGAAGCTCCTCGCCGCCTGTGCCGAGGCCGGGACGGACTACGTGGACCTCACCGGCGAGGCGGAGTTCATCGACCGGATGTATCTGGCGCACGACGCGCGGGCCCGCGAGACGGGAGCGCGCCTCGTGCACGCCTGCGGCTTCGACTCGGTGCCGCACGACCTGGGCGTGTACTTCACGGTCCAGCAGCTGCCCCGCGACGTACCGATCACCGTCGACGGCTTCGTCCGCAGCAACGCGGTCTTCTCCGGCGGTACGTTCGCCTCCGCGCTGACCGCGATGGGGCGCGGCCCGCAGATGCTCCGGGCGGCCGGGGAGCGGCGTCTGCACGAGCCCCGGCTCGTCGGCCGGCGGGTCCGGGCCCCTCTGGGCACCCCGCACTTCAGTCCGCAGACCGGCACCTGGGCGCTTCCGCTGCCGACGGTGGACCCGCAGATCATCGGACGCTCGGCCCGCGCACTGGAGCGCTACGGCCCAGATTTCCGCTATCGCCACTTCGCCTCGGTGAAGCACCTGCCGGTGGCCGTCGGCGGGACGGCGGCACTCGGCACCCTGCTGGGGGCGGCCCAGATCGCGTCCGTGCGCGAGTGGCTGATGAGCCGTTACGAACCGGGGGACGGCCCCGACGCACAGCGCAGGAAGCGCAGCTGGTTCACGGTCCGCTTCGTCGGCGAGGGCGGTGGCCGCCGGGTGTTCACGGAGGTGTCGGGCGGCGACCCGGGCTACGACGAGACGGCCAAGATGCTCGCCGAGTCGGCGCTCTGCCTGGCCCTGGACGAGTTGCCGGCGAGCTCCGGGCAGGTCACGACGGCGGTGGCGATGGGGGACGCACTGCTGGAACGGCTGAGGTCGGCCGGGCTGGGCTTCCGGGTCGCGGCGGTTCGCTGA
- a CDS encoding CaiB/BaiF CoA-transferase family protein, giving the protein MTRTEHSPRGPLTGVRVVELAGIGPGPFAAMLLADLGADVVRVDRPGGSGLGIDPAYDLTNRNKRSVLVDLKDGGGSAAVLDLVARADILIEGFRPGVAERLGVGPEACLARNPRLVYGRMTGWGQDGPLAERAGHDIAYIALTGTLSMIGKPGEPPTVPANLVGDYAGGSLYLVVGVLAALQHARTPGGAGQVVDAAIVDGAAHLATMIHGMLAAGGWQDRRGSNLLDGGCPFYGSYETSDGQYMAVGPLEQRFYDEFVTLLGIADRAPDRKDFTRWGDLRAAVAERFLTRTREEWTAVFEGTDACVAPVLSLREAPHHPHLAARSTFVEHGGLTQPAPAPRFSATPVSVRRGPARPGADTEAVAADWGVPSIRTTAADPGKDGGA; this is encoded by the coding sequence ATGACAAGGACAGAGCACAGTCCGCGAGGCCCGCTCACCGGGGTGCGTGTCGTCGAGCTGGCGGGGATCGGGCCCGGCCCGTTCGCCGCGATGCTGCTGGCCGACCTCGGGGCCGATGTGGTGCGGGTCGACCGCCCCGGCGGCTCGGGCCTGGGCATCGATCCCGCGTACGACCTCACCAACCGCAACAAGCGCTCGGTCCTCGTCGACCTCAAGGACGGGGGCGGATCCGCCGCGGTCCTCGACCTCGTGGCGCGCGCCGACATCCTGATCGAGGGATTCCGGCCGGGCGTCGCCGAACGGCTCGGGGTCGGGCCCGAAGCCTGTCTGGCCCGCAACCCCCGGCTCGTCTACGGCCGGATGACCGGCTGGGGCCAGGACGGGCCGCTCGCGGAGCGGGCCGGGCACGACATCGCGTACATCGCGCTCACCGGCACCCTGTCGATGATCGGCAAGCCCGGCGAGCCGCCCACCGTGCCCGCCAACCTGGTCGGCGACTACGCGGGCGGCTCGCTCTACCTCGTCGTCGGGGTCCTCGCCGCACTCCAGCACGCCCGCACGCCCGGCGGGGCGGGCCAGGTCGTGGACGCGGCCATCGTCGACGGCGCCGCACACCTCGCGACGATGATCCACGGCATGCTGGCGGCCGGCGGCTGGCAGGACCGGCGCGGCTCGAACCTCCTCGACGGCGGCTGCCCCTTCTACGGTTCCTACGAGACGTCCGACGGGCAGTACATGGCGGTGGGACCGCTGGAGCAGCGGTTCTACGACGAGTTCGTCACCCTGCTCGGTATCGCGGACCGGGCCCCGGACCGCAAGGACTTCACCCGCTGGGGCGACCTGCGCGCCGCTGTCGCCGAGCGGTTCCTGACCCGGACGCGCGAGGAATGGACGGCGGTGTTCGAGGGGACGGACGCCTGTGTGGCCCCCGTCCTCTCGCTCCGCGAGGCTCCGCACCACCCGCACCTCGCGGCCCGCTCCACCTTCGTCGAGCACGGCGGCCTCACCCAGCCCGCGCCCGCTCCCCGGTTCTCCGCGACGCCCGTATCCGTACGTCGCGGGCCCGCGAGGCCCGGCGCGGACACCGAGGCCGTCGCCGCCGACTGGGGCGTACCGAGCATCCGGACCACGGCCGCGGACCCCGGAAAGGACGGCGGCGCCTGA
- a CDS encoding acyl-CoA dehydrogenase family protein, which produces MQRQIFTEEHDAFRETVRTFLTKEVLPYYEQWEKDGIVSRDAWLAAGRQGLLGLAVPEEYGGGGNADFRYSAVLAEEFTRAGAAGLAVGLHNDIIGPYLTGLATEEQKRRWLPGFCAGETITAIAMTEPGAGSDLQGIRTTAEDRGDHWLLNGSKTFISNGILADLVIVVARTTPEGGAKGLSLIVVERGAEGFERGRNLDKIGQKSQDTAELFFHDVRVPKENLLGERDGAFIHLMTNLAQERMGIAVAAIAGAEHLLEITTRYVKEREAFGCPLSKLQHIRFEIAEMATECAVTRTFLDRCVVDHSEGVLDAVHASMAKWWATELQKRVADRCLQLHGGYGYMAEYPVARAFTDGRIQTIYGGTTEIMKEIIGRSLLA; this is translated from the coding sequence GTGCAGCGGCAGATCTTCACTGAGGAGCACGACGCGTTCCGCGAGACGGTCCGCACCTTCCTCACCAAGGAAGTCCTCCCGTACTACGAACAGTGGGAGAAGGACGGCATCGTCTCGCGCGACGCCTGGCTCGCGGCCGGGCGGCAGGGCCTCCTCGGCCTCGCCGTCCCCGAGGAGTACGGGGGCGGCGGCAACGCCGACTTCCGCTACAGCGCGGTGCTCGCCGAGGAGTTCACCCGGGCCGGCGCCGCCGGACTGGCCGTCGGCCTGCACAACGACATCATCGGCCCCTACCTCACCGGCCTGGCCACCGAGGAGCAGAAGCGCCGCTGGCTGCCCGGTTTCTGCGCCGGCGAGACCATCACCGCCATCGCGATGACCGAACCGGGCGCGGGCTCGGACCTCCAGGGCATACGCACCACGGCCGAGGACAGGGGCGACCACTGGCTGCTCAACGGCTCGAAGACCTTCATCTCCAACGGCATCCTCGCCGACCTGGTGATCGTCGTCGCGAGGACCACTCCGGAAGGCGGCGCGAAGGGCCTGTCCCTGATCGTCGTGGAGCGCGGGGCGGAGGGCTTCGAGCGGGGCCGCAACCTCGACAAGATCGGCCAGAAGTCCCAGGACACCGCCGAACTGTTCTTCCACGACGTCCGGGTCCCCAAGGAGAACCTCCTGGGTGAGCGGGACGGCGCCTTCATCCATCTGATGACCAATCTCGCCCAGGAGCGGATGGGCATCGCGGTCGCCGCCATCGCCGGTGCCGAGCACCTCCTGGAGATCACCACCCGGTACGTCAAGGAGCGTGAGGCCTTCGGGTGCCCGCTCTCCAAGCTCCAGCACATCCGGTTCGAGATCGCCGAGATGGCCACCGAGTGCGCGGTCACCCGCACGTTCCTCGACCGGTGCGTCGTCGACCACTCGGAGGGCGTACTCGACGCGGTCCACGCCTCGATGGCCAAGTGGTGGGCCACCGAACTGCAGAAGCGCGTCGCCGACCGCTGCCTCCAACTGCACGGCGGCTACGGCTATATGGCGGAGTACCCGGTCGCCAGGGCGTTCACCGACGGCCGTATCCAGACCATCTACGGCGGCACGACCGAGATCATGAAGGAGATCATCGGCCGCTCGCTGCTGGCCTGA
- a CDS encoding acetyl-CoA C-acetyltransferase, translating into MSTEAFVYDAIRTPRGRGKANGALHGTKPIDLVVGLIHEIRDRFPDLDPAAIDDIVLGVVSPLGDQGSDIARIAAIAAGLPDSVAGVQENRFCASGLEAVNLAAAKVRSGWEDLVLAGGVESMSRVPMGSDGGAWAMDPMTSFQTGFAPQGIGADLIATIEGFSRRDVDEYAALSQERAAEAWKDGRFARSVVPVRDRNGLVVLDRDEHLRPGTTADSLAALKPSFAGIGEMGGFDAVALQKYHWVEKIDHVHHAGNSSGIVDGAALVAIGSQQAGERYGLTPRARIVSAAVSGSEPTIMLTGPAPATRKALAKAGLTIDDIDLVEINEAFAGVVLRFVRDMGLSLDKVNVNGGAIALGHPLGATGAMILGTLIDELERRDQRYGLVTLCVGGGMGVATVIERL; encoded by the coding sequence TTGAGTACCGAAGCATTCGTCTACGACGCGATCCGCACCCCGCGCGGCCGCGGCAAGGCCAATGGCGCCCTGCACGGCACCAAGCCGATCGACCTGGTCGTCGGCCTCATCCATGAGATCCGGGACCGCTTCCCGGACCTCGACCCGGCCGCCATCGACGACATCGTCCTCGGCGTGGTCAGCCCGCTCGGGGACCAGGGCTCCGACATCGCGAGGATCGCCGCCATCGCGGCCGGGCTGCCCGACTCCGTCGCCGGGGTCCAGGAGAACCGCTTCTGTGCCTCCGGTCTCGAAGCGGTCAACCTGGCCGCCGCCAAGGTCCGTTCGGGCTGGGAGGACCTCGTCCTGGCCGGTGGGGTCGAGTCGATGTCCCGGGTCCCGATGGGCTCGGACGGCGGAGCCTGGGCGATGGACCCGATGACCAGCTTCCAGACCGGTTTCGCCCCGCAGGGCATCGGCGCCGACCTCATCGCCACCATCGAGGGCTTCTCCCGCCGCGATGTCGACGAGTACGCCGCCCTGTCCCAGGAGCGCGCGGCCGAGGCCTGGAAGGACGGGCGGTTCGCCCGTTCCGTCGTCCCCGTCCGGGACCGCAACGGCCTGGTCGTCCTCGACCGCGACGAGCACCTGCGGCCCGGCACCACCGCCGACTCGCTCGCCGCGCTGAAGCCGTCCTTCGCGGGGATCGGCGAGATGGGCGGCTTCGACGCGGTCGCGCTGCAGAAGTACCACTGGGTCGAGAAGATCGACCACGTCCACCACGCGGGCAACTCTTCGGGCATCGTGGACGGTGCGGCACTCGTCGCCATCGGCTCCCAGCAGGCCGGCGAGCGATACGGTCTCACCCCGCGGGCCCGGATCGTCTCCGCCGCGGTCTCCGGATCCGAGCCGACCATCATGCTGACCGGCCCTGCCCCCGCCACCCGCAAGGCGCTGGCCAAGGCCGGGCTGACCATCGACGACATCGACCTCGTCGAGATCAACGAGGCCTTCGCCGGGGTCGTCCTGCGCTTCGTCAGGGACATGGGTCTCTCCCTGGACAAGGTCAACGTCAACGGCGGAGCCATCGCGCTCGGCCACCCGCTCGGCGCGACCGGCGCGATGATCCTCGGCACGCTCATCGACGAACTGGAGCGGCGCGACCAGCGGTACGGCCTGGTCACCCTCTGCGTCGGCGGCGGCATGGGCGTCGCCACCGTCATCGAACGACTCTGA
- a CDS encoding 3-hydroxyacyl-CoA dehydrogenase NAD-binding domain-containing protein, with translation MTESTTIRWEQDETGVVTLVLDDPGQSANTMNQAFKDSIAAVAERAEAEKDSIRGIIYTSAKKTFFAGGDLKDMIKAGPEDAQAVFDTGMAIKRSLRRIETLGRPVVAAINGAALGGGYEIALAAHHRVALDAPGSRIGLPEVTLGLLPAGGGVTRTVRLMGIADALLKVLLQGTQYTPRRALENGLVHEVAAGREEMLAKARAFIDANPESRQPWDVKGYRIPGGTPSNPRFAANLPAFPANLKKQIAGAPMPAPRNILAAAVEGSQVDFETALTIEARYFTELVTGQVAKNMIQAFFFDLQAVNSGANRPQGVPERPVRRVAVLGAGMMGAGIAYSCARAGIDVVLKDVSAEAAAKGKAYSEKLLAKALSRGRTTEAKRDELLARITPTGDPADLAGCDAVIEAVFEDTSLKHKVFQEIQDVIEPDALLCSNTSTLPITVLAEGVSRPADFIGLHFFSPVDKMPLVEIIKGERTGDEALARAFDLVRRIRKTPIVVNDSRGFFTSRVIGQFINEGVAMVGEGVEPASVEQAAAQSGYPAKVLSLMDELTLTLPRRIRDETRRAVEEAGGTWAGHPSDEVIDRMVDEFGRPGRSGGAGFYEYDEAGGRAGLWPGLREHFAKPDAEVPFIDMKERMLFSEALDSVRCLEENVLVSVADANIGSIMGIGFPPWTGGVFQYINGYEGGLPGFVARARELAERYGDRFLPPALLVEKAGKGETFHD, from the coding sequence ATGACCGAGAGCACGACCATCCGCTGGGAACAGGACGAGACCGGCGTCGTCACCCTCGTACTGGACGACCCGGGCCAGTCCGCCAACACGATGAACCAGGCGTTCAAGGACTCCATCGCCGCGGTCGCGGAACGCGCCGAAGCCGAGAAGGACTCCATCCGCGGCATCATCTACACCTCCGCGAAGAAGACCTTCTTCGCGGGCGGCGACCTCAAGGACATGATCAAGGCCGGCCCCGAGGACGCCCAGGCCGTCTTCGACACCGGTATGGCCATCAAGAGGTCGCTGCGCCGTATCGAGACGCTCGGCAGGCCCGTCGTCGCCGCCATCAACGGCGCGGCCCTCGGCGGCGGTTACGAGATCGCGCTCGCCGCCCACCACCGCGTCGCCCTCGACGCGCCCGGCTCACGCATCGGCCTGCCCGAGGTCACCCTCGGCCTGCTGCCCGCGGGCGGCGGGGTCACCCGCACCGTACGCCTCATGGGCATCGCCGACGCGCTGCTGAAGGTGCTGCTCCAGGGCACCCAGTACACACCGCGTCGCGCCCTGGAGAACGGTCTGGTCCATGAGGTCGCCGCCGGCCGGGAGGAGATGCTCGCCAAGGCCCGTGCCTTCATCGACGCGAACCCCGAGTCGCGGCAGCCCTGGGACGTCAAGGGCTACAGGATCCCCGGCGGCACCCCGTCCAACCCGCGCTTCGCCGCCAATCTGCCGGCCTTCCCGGCCAACCTGAAGAAGCAGATCGCGGGCGCCCCCATGCCCGCGCCCCGCAACATCCTGGCCGCCGCGGTCGAGGGGTCGCAGGTCGACTTCGAGACCGCGCTCACCATCGAGGCCCGCTACTTCACCGAGCTGGTCACCGGCCAGGTCGCCAAGAACATGATCCAGGCGTTCTTCTTCGACCTCCAGGCGGTCAACTCGGGAGCCAACCGCCCCCAGGGCGTCCCGGAGCGTCCGGTCCGCAGGGTGGCCGTCCTCGGCGCCGGAATGATGGGCGCCGGAATCGCGTACTCCTGCGCGCGGGCGGGCATCGACGTCGTCCTCAAGGACGTCTCCGCGGAGGCGGCGGCCAAGGGCAAGGCGTACAGCGAGAAGCTCCTCGCCAAGGCGCTCTCCCGGGGGCGTACGACCGAGGCGAAGCGCGACGAGCTGCTGGCCCGCATCACCCCGACCGGCGACCCGGCCGATCTGGCGGGCTGCGACGCGGTGATCGAGGCGGTCTTCGAGGACACCTCGCTCAAGCACAAGGTGTTCCAGGAGATCCAGGACGTCATCGAGCCCGACGCGCTGCTCTGCTCCAACACCTCCACGCTGCCGATCACGGTCCTGGCCGAAGGGGTGTCGCGGCCGGCCGACTTCATCGGCCTCCACTTCTTCTCGCCCGTCGACAAGATGCCGCTCGTCGAGATCATCAAGGGCGAACGGACCGGCGACGAGGCACTGGCCCGCGCCTTCGACCTGGTCCGCCGGATCAGGAAGACGCCGATCGTCGTCAACGACTCACGCGGCTTCTTCACCTCGCGCGTCATCGGCCAGTTCATCAACGAGGGCGTCGCCATGGTCGGCGAGGGCGTCGAGCCCGCGTCGGTCGAGCAGGCGGCGGCCCAGTCCGGCTACCCGGCCAAGGTGCTCTCCCTGATGGACGAGCTGACCCTCACCCTGCCGCGCAGGATCCGCGACGAGACCAGGCGGGCGGTCGAGGAAGCGGGCGGCACCTGGGCCGGGCACCCCTCCGACGAGGTCATCGACCGCATGGTCGACGAGTTCGGGCGCCCCGGACGCAGCGGAGGCGCGGGCTTCTACGAGTACGACGAGGCCGGCGGGCGGGCGGGTCTGTGGCCGGGGCTGCGGGAGCACTTCGCGAAGCCGGACGCCGAGGTGCCCTTCATCGACATGAAGGAGCGGATGCTGTTCTCCGAGGCGCTGGACAGTGTCCGCTGCCTGGAGGAGAACGTCCTCGTCTCCGTCGCCGACGCCAACATCGGCTCCATCATGGGCATCGGCTTCCCGCCGTGGACCGGTGGTGTGTTCCAGTACATCAACGGGTACGAGGGCGGCCTGCCCGGCTTCGTGGCACGCGCCCGCGAACTCGCCGAGCGGTACGGCGACCGGTTCCTGCCCCCCGCACTGCTGGTGGAGAAGGCGGGGAAGGGCGAGACCTTCCACGACTGA
- a CDS encoding MerR family transcriptional regulator, with the protein MVTGTDEPTLTVDELAARAGVTVRTVRFYSTRGLLPPPVIGPRRVGHYGREHLSRLALIEELQHQGMTLAAIERYLEQLPPDLSAHDLAIHRALVASWAPDKAEHTTRAELERRAGRALTEADVDRLAAMEVLERPEEAGGSYRVDPGLLRLGVELLDVPIAHETILAARTLLVEHTRAAAQELTRLFRDEVWNPYRERESDPEHVAAMKSLSAHMQPMVVQALVTAFQRSLKQELRAAFTAR; encoded by the coding sequence AGTCACCGTGCGTACGGTGCGTTTCTACAGCACCCGCGGTCTGCTGCCGCCCCCGGTCATCGGTCCGCGCCGGGTCGGGCACTACGGACGCGAGCATCTGTCCCGTCTCGCCCTGATCGAGGAGCTCCAGCACCAGGGCATGACGCTGGCCGCCATCGAGCGGTATCTGGAGCAGCTGCCGCCGGATCTGAGCGCGCACGATCTGGCGATCCACCGGGCGCTCGTGGCGTCCTGGGCGCCGGACAAGGCGGAGCACACGACCAGGGCGGAGCTGGAGCGGCGGGCCGGGCGGGCGCTCACCGAGGCGGACGTGGACCGGCTGGCGGCGATGGAGGTGCTGGAGCGGCCCGAGGAGGCCGGGGGGAGCTACCGGGTGGATCCGGGGCTGCTGCGGCTCGGAGTGGAGCTGCTGGACGTGCCGATCGCGCACGAGACGATCCTGGCGGCGCGCACGCTCCTGGTGGAGCACACCCGGGCGGCCGCGCAGGAGCTGACCCGGCTGTTCCGGGACGAGGTGTGGAATCCCTACCGGGAGCGCGAGTCGGACCCGGAGCATGTCGCGGCGATGAAGTCGCTGTCGGCCCATATGCAGCCGATGGTGGTGCAGGCGCTGGTGACCGCGTTCCAGCGGTCGCTGAAGCAGGAGCTGCGGGCCGCGTTCACGGCGCGGTGA